The following proteins are co-located in the Bradyrhizobium barranii subsp. barranii genome:
- a CDS encoding IS110 family RNA-guided transposase: MNEVSTIGLDLAKHVFQAHGADAGGVVVFRKQLRRDNVLAFFAQQPACLVAMEACASAHHWAREIGKLGHAVRLIPPSYVKPFVKRQKNDMADAEAICEAAQRPTMRFAAVKSEDQQASAVVFRARDLLVRQRTQIINALRGHLAEYGLVVAKGASNVAALVEHAQASGSSVPTAAQPALDILVKMLAVLEEQIKQLDIEIARRAREEEVARRLMTVPGIGPITATALMALAPEPENFKRGRDFAAWLGLTPLQRSTGGRQKLGQISKMGERTLRRLLIIGASAVVKLARRRGQSQGAWLERMLARKPPMLVAVALANKMARTVWALMVNGGVYKAPVAAA; encoded by the coding sequence GTGAACGAAGTTAGCACGATTGGACTAGACTTGGCGAAACATGTTTTTCAGGCACATGGCGCAGACGCTGGCGGCGTTGTTGTTTTCCGCAAACAGCTGCGTCGTGATAATGTGCTGGCTTTCTTTGCTCAGCAGCCTGCGTGCCTGGTAGCGATGGAAGCCTGCGCCAGCGCCCATCACTGGGCTCGTGAGATTGGCAAGCTGGGTCACGCAGTGCGTCTGATTCCACCGTCCTATGTAAAGCCCTTTGTGAAACGCCAGAAAAACGATATGGCCGATGCAGAAGCGATTTGCGAAGCAGCCCAACGCCCCACCATGCGCTTTGCCGCCGTGAAGAGTGAGGACCAGCAGGCGAGCGCGGTCGTGTTTCGCGCTCGCGATCTTTTGGTCCGGCAACGTACTCAGATCATAAACGCGTTGCGAGGTCACCTCGCCGAATACGGCCTGGTCGTTGCAAAGGGGGCGTCCAATGTCGCCGCGCTGGTTGAGCACGCGCAAGCTTCCGGGAGCAGCGTGCCAACGGCGGCGCAACCGGCGCTCGATATCCTAGTCAAGATGCTGGCGGTGCTGGAAGAGCAAATCAAGCAACTCGATATTGAGATCGCGCGACGAGCCCGAGAAGAGGAAGTTGCTCGACGGCTTATGACAGTTCCTGGCATCGGCCCAATCACTGCGACAGCTCTGATGGCGCTAGCGCCTGAGCCCGAAAACTTCAAACGTGGCCGGGATTTCGCCGCGTGGTTGGGGTTGACGCCGCTGCAACGTTCCACTGGTGGAAGACAGAAGCTCGGCCAAATATCGAAAATGGGTGAGCGAACGCTGCGGCGTCTCCTCATCATCGGGGCGAGTGCGGTGGTGAAGCTGGCTCGCCGACGCGGTCAATCGCAAGGGGCATGGCTGGAGCGCATGCTCGCTCGTAAGCCGCCCATGCTTGTCGCCGTCGCTCTCGCCAACAAGATGGCTCGCACCGTGTGGGCTTTGATGGTCAACGGTGGGGTCTACAAAGCTCCGGTCGCAGCGGCTTAA
- a CDS encoding helix-turn-helix domain-containing protein, whose translation MISTKTKLPAHTKGSGNIFADLGLPNAEEHQLKAALVVQLKRLMAEREVTQTDAAKLVEMKQPDSSKVLRGQFKLVSIEKADAHAFHGSTRLCFRPPYSAASAGALFSSENFAAMVECVV comes from the coding sequence ATGATAAGCACCAAAACGAAGCTGCCCGCCCACACCAAGGGCTCGGGCAACATTTTTGCTGATCTCGGCCTGCCCAACGCAGAGGAACATCAGCTCAAAGCTGCACTGGTGGTGCAGTTAAAACGGCTGATGGCCGAGCGGGAGGTCACCCAGACCGACGCCGCCAAGCTGGTCGAGATGAAGCAGCCAGACTCGTCCAAGGTACTCCGTGGGCAATTCAAGCTGGTTTCAATAGAAAAAGCTGATGCGCATGCTTTTCACGGTTCAACGAGGCTCTGCTTTAGGCCGCCCTACTCCGCGGCTTCAGCGGGAGCACTCTTTAGCTCCGAGAACTTCGCCGCCATGGTCGAATGTGTCGTTTAG
- a CDS encoding IS3-like element ISRj2 family transposase (programmed frameshift), with product MTKKSRRTHSPAFKAKVALAAVKGDKTLAELAQLFDVHPNQITIWKNQLLEGAAGVFGHDKTSAETPVDLKALHAKIGELALENGFFVRRAHQGGPAERKAMIDRGHDLSIVRQAKVLKLARSTVYYEPRPVSAEDLALMRRLDELHLDYPFAGARMLRSLLRREGVYAGRRHIATLMKRMGIEAVYRRPNTSKPAPGHKIYPYLLRGLKIERPDHAWAMDITYIPMRRGFVYLAAVVDVFSRRVLAHRVSITMEAAFCVEAVQEALAKHGRPEIFNTDQGSQFTSLEFTDVLLDAKIAISMDGKGAWRDNVFVERLWRTVKYEEVYLRAYDSVSEARASIAKYLAFYNQGRPHSSLDGRTPDEAYFGTQAMVMAA from the exons ATGACGAAGAAGAGCCGCCGGACGCATTCTCCGGCATTCAAGGCGAAGGTTGCTTTGGCTGCGGTCAAAGGCGACAAGACACTGGCGGAGCTGGCGCAACTGTTTGATGTTCATCCGAACCAGATCACGATCTGGAAAAACCAGCTCCTGGAAGGCGCCGCCGGCGTGTTTGGGCATGACAAGACATCGGCCGAGACGCCGGTCGATTTGAAGGCGTTACATGCCAAGATCGGCGAGCTGGCGTTGGAAAACG GATTTTTTGTCCGGCGCGCTCACCAAGGCGGGCCTGCTGAGCGCAAAGCGATGATCGACCGCGGTCATGATCTTTCTATCGTGCGCCAGGCGAAGGTCCTGAAGCTGGCTCGCAGCACGGTCTACTATGAACCTCGGCCAGTTTCGGCCGAGGACCTTGCCTTGATGCGTCGGCTCGATGAGCTGCATCTCGATTATCCCTTCGCGGGAGCGCGTATGCTGCGATCGTTGCTGCGGCGGGAGGGCGTATACGCCGGTCGCCGCCACATCGCGACGCTGATGAAGCGCATGGGGATCGAGGCGGTCTATCGTCGCCCGAACACGAGCAAGCCGGCTCCGGGTCACAAGATCTACCCGTACCTGTTGCGCGGATTGAAGATCGAGCGGCCCGACCATGCGTGGGCAATGGACATCACCTACATTCCGATGCGGCGTGGCTTCGTCTATCTCGCGGCGGTCGTCGATGTGTTCAGCCGACGGGTCCTGGCCCATCGCGTCTCGATCACAATGGAGGCGGCCTTCTGCGTCGAAGCGGTCCAGGAGGCGTTGGCGAAGCACGGCAGGCCCGAGATTTTCAACACGGATCAGGGCAGCCAGTTCACCAGCCTCGAGTTCACCGATGTGCTGCTGGACGCGAAGATCGCCATCAGCATGGACGGCAAGGGCGCCTGGCGCGACAACGTGTTTGTCGAGCGGCTCTGGCGCACGGTCAAATACGAAGAAGTATATCTCCGCGCCTACGACAGCGTGTCCGAGGCGCGAGCGTCAATTGCCAAGTATCTGGCCTTCTACAATCAGGGACGCCCTCACTCGAGCCTTGACGGGCGCACGCCCGACGAGGCTTACTTCGGCACGCAAGCTATGGTGATGGCCGCATGA
- a CDS encoding AAA family ATPase encodes MSGWFLERLEIEGVRGINNEGDPLVLSFAHDAVNSVSAPNGVGKSSIFDALTYALRKKIPKLDELPATESGDSYYLNRFHSKNTGTIRLTVRPDGGGAPVSLTITRNALGVRKVTSPANIDGEKLLESLNRDFVLLDHKTLQSFIDDKALDRGRAFAGLLGLAAYSTLRQVLQGLANTRAFNNHFEVKVLTQQETSLKATIAKQQAEAVAAFQLLTQTSLHEQKDHAAAIAKAHDALHQIAVLMPHCAGKSFADIALDDCVESIKKAEGGDGPARLATLRRQETTYTSQISMGPTDADHQQLLALAQQRDTTLSKTAGRLLKDLYAASRAVLVDECWPNKNKCPACEHEGSGPLLPDLEVRLAAFQELEDCTVNIDAEWKAKSWSDLRKLEEAHAVKDEKLLFANLAHRPELALTAANVADLWTWRNTLIDRASAALKDTKTKREALEKELPASLVAVTTAVEAARRLQKAWNEIEGAQASLTKVTGKLAAITRIKAFLDRASETFATAEANLSKRRLAAVEPLCQKFFGSIMYQPVKPSLAKADGAEALSIGLSEFFTLKNVSAQALLSESFRNAFAVSVYLAAAMLYGGEPRFVVLDDVTSSFDAGHQFHLMELIRTQFARPMQADGPQVILLSHDTLLEKRFNRNSGQGWRHQRLEGTARTAVLPQSDAVNRVRDATLRFLQAGQIDDAAPRLRQYLEHRLLEIIQKVKIPVPIDFALDDNNKQVGNAVAAIEAAVKLHKAAGDLILDAAQQAGLQTHMASITGNFVAHYATGTTNAFSSPSLQGVMQAIDTYAECFMCEDPPGSGTKRFYRSLNKR; translated from the coding sequence ATGAGCGGCTGGTTTTTGGAACGCCTCGAGATCGAGGGTGTACGCGGCATCAACAATGAGGGTGATCCTCTGGTGTTGAGTTTCGCGCACGATGCCGTCAACTCCGTTTCCGCGCCCAACGGCGTCGGCAAGAGCTCTATCTTTGACGCACTCACATACGCATTGCGCAAGAAGATTCCGAAGCTCGACGAGCTGCCGGCGACGGAAAGCGGTGATTCTTACTACTTGAACCGCTTTCATTCAAAAAACACGGGAACGATTCGTTTGACCGTGCGGCCAGACGGCGGAGGGGCGCCCGTTTCGCTCACCATAACCCGCAACGCCCTCGGCGTTCGCAAGGTGACTTCCCCAGCCAACATCGACGGCGAGAAGCTTCTGGAGTCCCTCAACCGCGATTTCGTCCTGCTCGACCACAAGACGCTGCAGTCCTTCATCGATGATAAGGCCCTCGACAGGGGGCGAGCCTTTGCGGGCTTGCTTGGACTCGCCGCATACTCGACCCTGCGTCAGGTACTGCAAGGGCTTGCCAACACGCGAGCCTTCAACAACCACTTCGAGGTTAAAGTCCTGACGCAACAGGAAACCTCCTTGAAGGCAACGATTGCCAAGCAGCAGGCTGAGGCGGTCGCGGCGTTTCAGTTACTGACGCAGACCTCTCTCCATGAGCAGAAAGATCACGCGGCTGCGATCGCAAAGGCACATGATGCGTTGCATCAGATCGCGGTTCTCATGCCGCACTGCGCTGGCAAGAGCTTTGCTGATATAGCACTCGACGACTGCGTGGAGTCGATCAAGAAGGCTGAAGGAGGCGATGGTCCGGCGCGCCTGGCTACGTTGCGACGCCAGGAGACCACGTACACAAGCCAAATCTCGATGGGACCAACCGATGCGGACCATCAGCAACTGCTCGCGCTCGCGCAACAGCGCGACACTACGTTGTCAAAGACAGCTGGCCGGTTGCTGAAGGATCTTTACGCCGCGAGCCGCGCCGTTCTTGTGGATGAGTGTTGGCCGAACAAGAACAAGTGCCCGGCTTGCGAGCATGAAGGCTCCGGACCTTTGCTTCCCGACTTGGAGGTGCGCCTGGCCGCTTTCCAAGAGCTCGAGGACTGCACGGTCAACATCGATGCCGAATGGAAGGCAAAGTCGTGGAGCGATTTGCGCAAGCTGGAGGAGGCCCATGCCGTCAAGGATGAGAAGCTACTTTTCGCCAATCTGGCCCATAGGCCCGAATTGGCTCTAACCGCGGCGAACGTTGCAGATCTTTGGACCTGGCGAAACACGTTGATCGACCGAGCGTCGGCGGCCCTCAAGGACACAAAGACCAAGCGCGAGGCGCTGGAGAAGGAACTTCCGGCGTCCCTCGTTGCGGTCACGACCGCGGTTGAGGCCGCCAGACGCCTGCAGAAGGCTTGGAATGAAATCGAGGGCGCGCAGGCCTCTCTCACGAAAGTCACCGGCAAGCTTGCGGCCATCACGCGGATCAAGGCCTTCCTAGACCGGGCGAGTGAGACCTTCGCTACCGCGGAGGCGAATCTTTCCAAGCGCCGGTTGGCCGCCGTCGAGCCCCTGTGTCAGAAGTTCTTCGGCTCGATCATGTACCAGCCTGTCAAGCCGTCGCTGGCCAAGGCCGATGGTGCCGAGGCTCTTTCTATCGGTCTGTCCGAGTTTTTCACGCTCAAGAACGTGTCCGCGCAGGCGCTCCTCTCTGAGAGCTTCCGCAACGCGTTTGCCGTGTCGGTCTACCTGGCGGCGGCGATGCTTTATGGAGGCGAGCCGCGGTTCGTGGTTCTTGACGATGTGACCTCCAGCTTCGACGCGGGGCACCAATTCCACCTGATGGAGCTCATTCGTACCCAGTTTGCGCGTCCGATGCAGGCTGACGGGCCACAAGTCATTCTTCTGAGCCATGACACCCTCCTCGAGAAGCGTTTCAACCGCAACAGCGGCCAGGGGTGGCGACATCAACGGTTGGAAGGGACAGCCCGCACGGCCGTGTTGCCGCAATCTGATGCGGTCAATCGTGTTCGTGATGCCACTTTGCGGTTCCTGCAGGCCGGCCAGATCGACGACGCGGCGCCGCGACTTCGTCAGTACCTGGAGCATCGGCTACTGGAGATCATCCAGAAAGTGAAAATCCCGGTCCCGATTGATTTCGCGCTCGACGACAACAATAAGCAGGTGGGCAATGCGGTGGCCGCGATCGAGGCGGCCGTGAAGTTGCACAAGGCCGCCGGCGATCTGATCCTGGATGCAGCACAGCAAGCGGGCCTACAGACTCATATGGCCAGTATCACCGGCAATTTCGTGGCCCACTACGCGACGGGGACGACCAACGCGTTCTCCAGCCCATCCTTGCAGGGCGTGATGCAAGCAATCGACACCTATGCCGAATGCTTCATGTGCGAGGATCCGCCTGGCAGCGGCACCAAGCGCTTCTACCGCTCACTGAATAAACGATGA
- a CDS encoding restriction endonuclease: MSPVGAMYVGRSKEFEKLKSLLTGEFPRSVVVTGLGGIGKTSFVQMFAHAAADLFPDGVEFLSAPLHEARAAQPIGLPAPIVARFLLVVDDLDRVSWEAQSQLMKQLDEAHFRYPNLRSIVISRVQLARMSSEQIVLGGLDEREFYLLANNVAEEMGASLQLQDLQRLREISQGHPAIVSLALQELRSGRSDAIGEILRHLRGFRANGLVGPDGRPLKGDSERQVIVEVSTANDEILKLLRAEPELVRSLPPRKFEELVGEILAKMGYEITLTPEKRGGGFDIYAARKEGLGQFLYLVECKRYAPTHKVGVEIVRSLHGVLQAERATAGAIVTTSFFTSGAREYQQRIEHQMQLHDYITLQTWIKGFPLTRS; this comes from the coding sequence ATGTCTCCTGTCGGCGCCATGTATGTCGGCCGATCTAAGGAGTTTGAGAAGCTGAAATCTCTCCTGACTGGAGAATTTCCGCGAAGCGTCGTCGTGACGGGCCTGGGCGGGATTGGAAAGACGAGCTTTGTTCAAATGTTTGCCCACGCCGCTGCGGATTTATTTCCCGACGGCGTGGAGTTCTTAAGTGCGCCACTCCACGAGGCCAGGGCGGCACAGCCCATTGGGCTACCGGCTCCCATCGTCGCCCGATTTCTGTTGGTAGTCGATGATCTCGACAGGGTGTCATGGGAAGCCCAGTCTCAGTTGATGAAGCAGCTTGACGAGGCTCACTTCCGGTATCCAAATCTGCGAAGCATCGTGATTTCGCGTGTCCAACTCGCACGTATGTCCTCCGAGCAGATCGTGCTGGGCGGCCTGGATGAGCGAGAGTTCTACCTGCTCGCTAACAACGTCGCTGAGGAGATGGGGGCGTCCCTCCAGCTGCAAGACCTTCAACGGCTGCGAGAAATCTCACAGGGACACCCCGCAATTGTGAGTTTGGCACTGCAGGAGCTCCGCAGCGGTCGGAGCGATGCCATAGGTGAGATACTCCGTCACCTGCGAGGTTTTCGAGCAAATGGCCTTGTGGGGCCTGACGGCAGGCCGCTGAAGGGCGATTCCGAGCGGCAGGTCATTGTTGAGGTCAGCACGGCCAACGATGAGATCCTCAAGCTTCTGAGGGCCGAGCCAGAACTGGTGAGGAGCCTACCGCCCCGCAAGTTTGAAGAGTTGGTCGGAGAGATACTGGCCAAGATGGGCTACGAGATCACATTGACCCCCGAAAAGAGGGGCGGTGGATTCGACATCTATGCCGCACGAAAAGAAGGATTAGGGCAATTCCTCTATTTGGTCGAATGCAAGCGATACGCTCCTACGCACAAAGTGGGAGTCGAGATCGTGCGATCGCTTCATGGGGTTCTTCAGGCCGAGCGAGCGACCGCCGGCGCAATCGTCACAACGTCATTCTTTACGTCAGGGGCCAGGGAATATCAGCAGCGCATTGAACACCAGATGCAACTGCACGACTACATCACGCTCCAGACCTGGATAAAGGGATTCCCGCTCACTCGAAGTTAG
- a CDS encoding type II toxin-antitoxin system PemK/MazF family toxin, whose product MPAFKQGDVVRVPFPYTDRSTRQHRPALVVSTGGIGENGNLLWVVMITSAENRTWPGDIAISRYEEAGLPAPSIIRPCKIATIEARDAERLGRIKPRLMIEVLSEMRGILGS is encoded by the coding sequence ATGCCAGCCTTTAAGCAGGGTGACGTCGTTAGGGTTCCTTTCCCGTACACTGATCGATCAACTCGTCAGCATCGCCCGGCACTCGTTGTATCCACAGGAGGCATCGGGGAAAATGGAAACCTTCTTTGGGTGGTGATGATCACGAGTGCTGAAAACAGAACATGGCCCGGGGATATTGCAATCAGTCGCTACGAAGAGGCCGGTCTGCCTGCTCCCTCCATCATTCGACCTTGTAAGATAGCGACGATAGAGGCGCGCGACGCGGAACGGCTCGGTCGCATCAAGCCTCGTTTGATGATCGAAGTTTTATCAGAGATGCGCGGCATTCTGGGTAGCTGA
- a CDS encoding AbrB/MazE/SpoVT family DNA-binding domain-containing protein, whose product MITSKLTTKAQTTIPQAVRTALHLKEGDEIAYTITGDKVVLTKAEPALVDDPFVTFSEWDSEADRKAYASL is encoded by the coding sequence ATGATTACGAGTAAACTGACTACCAAAGCTCAAACCACGATCCCCCAGGCAGTCCGAACCGCTCTGCATCTGAAGGAAGGTGATGAGATCGCTTATACGATCACTGGTGATAAGGTCGTGCTGACAAAGGCTGAACCTGCTCTGGTCGATGATCCCTTCGTCACCTTCAGCGAATGGGACAGCGAGGCAGATCGGAAAGCCTATGCCAGCCTTTAA
- a CDS encoding helix-turn-helix domain-containing protein, whose product MKRRNPAHTKRLLARNLRQRRLQKSWSQYDLADASRLRQALISGLEAGTVNPTLQSLDRIAIALGLELAELMMPPGKVLVDMPKREPEAPAQERLGRKTRRGLASSDRQ is encoded by the coding sequence ATGAAGCGGCGAAATCCGGCCCACACAAAGCGGCTGCTTGCACGCAATTTGCGACAGCGTCGCCTGCAAAAGTCCTGGTCGCAATATGACCTTGCCGACGCTTCGCGCCTGCGCCAGGCGCTGATCAGCGGGCTCGAAGCGGGAACGGTAAATCCGACGTTGCAGTCACTGGACAGGATCGCGATCGCACTCGGTCTCGAGCTCGCGGAATTGATGATGCCGCCCGGGAAGGTCCTGGTGGACATGCCAAAGAGGGAGCCCGAAGCGCCGGCCCAGGAACGCCTGGGCAGGAAGACAAGGCGCGGTCTTGCGAGCTCCGACCGTCAATGA
- a CDS encoding DUF3606 domain-containing protein, which produces MAAAKKAIKKTARGRAQDRAKVAGGQRYEVGYESKKTGRSASAVKKAVKKVGNVRKKVEKRLGR; this is translated from the coding sequence ATGGCGGCAGCGAAGAAGGCGATCAAGAAGACCGCACGCGGACGCGCCCAGGACCGAGCGAAGGTCGCCGGCGGGCAGAGGTACGAAGTGGGTTACGAGTCGAAGAAGACCGGCCGCTCGGCGTCCGCCGTGAAGAAAGCGGTCAAGAAGGTCGGGAACGTCCGCAAGAAGGTCGAAAAGCGCCTCGGGCGATGA
- the ligD gene encoding non-homologous end-joining DNA ligase — MAFARRKLADIGIKAPFPDFVEPALASSIDKVPSGARWIHEIKFDGYRVQARIHAKSVSILTRRGHDWTKRFAKVAHDAWRIKASSAIIDGEIVVPAPDGTTDFSVLQNELKGSSKKIVMVAFDLLYLNGCDLRKLPLHQRKGELRRIVAGTDLQFSESFEIDGQAMFEHACKVGLEGVVSKVRDSTYPKGRSNAWVKKTCTQRETLTIAGFALDGTRWDGLYVGRRKGDDLVYAGKVDHGFNKASAADLRKRLEPLVRKTQAFKRRIAHKGIWVEPKLSAEIEYRAKSAEGKVRHPFFKGLRDDI; from the coding sequence GTGGCGTTTGCGCGTAGGAAGTTGGCCGACATCGGCATCAAGGCACCGTTTCCCGACTTCGTCGAGCCGGCGTTGGCATCCTCTATCGACAAGGTGCCGTCGGGAGCCAGGTGGATCCACGAAATCAAGTTCGACGGCTACCGCGTGCAGGCGCGGATCCATGCAAAGAGCGTCAGCATCCTGACCAGACGCGGGCACGATTGGACGAAGAGGTTCGCGAAGGTGGCGCACGACGCCTGGCGCATCAAGGCGAGCTCCGCGATCATCGACGGCGAGATCGTCGTGCCGGCTCCTGACGGCACCACCGACTTCAGCGTCCTGCAGAACGAACTCAAGGGCTCCTCCAAGAAGATCGTGATGGTCGCCTTCGACCTGCTCTATCTGAACGGCTGCGACCTGCGAAAGCTGCCGCTGCATCAGCGCAAGGGTGAGCTCAGGAGGATTGTCGCCGGCACCGACCTGCAGTTCAGCGAAAGCTTCGAGATCGACGGTCAGGCGATGTTCGAGCACGCCTGCAAGGTCGGCTTGGAGGGCGTGGTCTCGAAGGTCCGCGACAGCACGTATCCTAAGGGACGCAGCAACGCTTGGGTCAAGAAGACCTGCACGCAGCGCGAGACGCTGACCATCGCCGGCTTCGCGCTCGACGGCACCAGGTGGGACGGGCTCTATGTCGGGCGGCGCAAGGGCGACGATCTCGTCTACGCCGGCAAGGTCGACCACGGCTTCAACAAAGCGTCGGCCGCGGACCTGCGTAAACGGCTGGAGCCCCTGGTCAGGAAGACGCAGGCGTTCAAGAGGCGCATCGCGCACAAGGGCATCTGGGTCGAGCCGAAGCTGTCCGCCGAGATCGAGTACCGGGCGAAGTCTGCGGAGGGAAAGGTTCGGCACCCGTTCTTCAAGGGGCTGCGCGACGATATATGA
- a CDS encoding cell envelope biogenesis protein TolA, with translation MARKLKTYQTSLGFFEQAIAAPSMKAALEAWGADSNLFHQGAAKESTDPDVIAATMKKPGIVLKRPVGSDGPFGEHAELPKSFGRDGTGKPPSKKVRAAKKTSAKSDKAAERKADQAYERERQRREREEAKEEAARRKERERRERVVEKAQSALDEAEREHAKRASALRSELEVVEDRIRSEADDWAEEEKRLKAALKRARDGRT, from the coding sequence ATGGCCAGGAAATTGAAGACCTACCAGACCTCGCTGGGCTTCTTCGAGCAGGCGATCGCCGCCCCTTCGATGAAGGCGGCCTTGGAGGCGTGGGGCGCCGACAGCAACCTCTTCCATCAAGGTGCCGCCAAGGAGAGCACCGATCCGGACGTCATCGCTGCGACGATGAAGAAGCCTGGCATCGTACTGAAGCGCCCCGTAGGGTCGGACGGTCCGTTCGGCGAGCACGCCGAACTGCCGAAGAGCTTCGGTCGGGACGGAACCGGGAAACCGCCGTCGAAGAAGGTCCGCGCGGCGAAGAAGACCTCAGCCAAGTCCGACAAGGCCGCGGAGCGCAAGGCCGATCAGGCCTACGAACGCGAACGTCAGCGGCGCGAACGCGAGGAAGCCAAGGAAGAAGCGGCAAGGCGGAAGGAGCGCGAACGGAGGGAGCGGGTCGTCGAAAAGGCTCAATCGGCGCTGGACGAAGCCGAACGGGAGCATGCGAAGCGCGCGTCCGCCCTGCGGAGCGAGCTCGAAGTCGTCGAGGACAGGATACGATCCGAGGCAGACGATTGGGCCGAGGAGGAGAAGCGGCTGAAGGCGGCTTTGAAGCGCGCACGCGATGGCCGGACTTGA
- a CDS encoding HAD family hydrolase — MLGSVSCPCAGVGHWRRGTLRAHPSSRTTLTLYAAFAGRIFTCPPAGDLPPKHCRRRSVFDERTARAPVGDLAIPGGYLSRLNGCDPAITVVPGGSRAQAETGSQLLIDTGAPDGRPGARITRASHDDGPNLVLAGSSSLFHDIAGIGGLVDATTSSDDAEESKPAPDIFEAALGKLGIAGADAVAIGDTPYDASAARKAGIAAIGVLCGGFAEASLRGAGCAEVYPGPASLLALFDESLLAK; from the coding sequence CTGCTTGGCTCAGTTTCCTGTCCTTGCGCAGGCGTCGGACATTGGCGGCGAGGTACTCTCCGAGCTCATCCTTCTTCGCGGACGACCCTAACACTTTACGCGGCCTTCGCGGGCCGCATTTTTACATGCCCGCCCGCCGGCGATCTTCCCCCCAAGCACTGCCGGCGCCGCAGCGTTTTTGATGAGCGAACCGCGCGGGCTCCCGTCGGCGACCTGGCGATTCCGGGCGGCTATCTCAGCCGGCTCAACGGCTGCGATCCCGCCATAACCGTCGTCCCTGGCGGTAGCAGAGCGCAGGCCGAAACCGGAAGCCAGCTTCTGATCGATACCGGCGCGCCCGACGGCCGGCCGGGAGCTCGGATCACCCGCGCTTCGCACGACGACGGTCCCAACCTCGTTCTTGCCGGATCCTCTTCGCTCTTCCACGACATCGCGGGCATAGGCGGTCTCGTCGATGCGACGACCTCTTCCGACGACGCGGAGGAGTCCAAACCTGCCCCCGACATCTTCGAAGCTGCCCTCGGAAAACTCGGAATAGCCGGCGCCGACGCAGTCGCTATCGGCGACACGCCCTACGACGCCAGCGCCGCCCGCAAGGCGGGGATCGCAGCCATCGGCGTGCTATGCGGCGGCTTTGCGGAAGCGTCGTTGCGCGGAGCCGGCTGCGCCGAGGTCTATCCGGGCCCGGCCTCGTTGCTCGCGCTGTTCGACGAAAGCCTGCTCGCGAAGTAG
- a CDS encoding helix-turn-helix domain-containing protein — MLGSSAKKDELGEYLAANVRRLRKDRKLSQAELASALGVDPAAISLIELKRSNPTVSMLDAIATALKTTSAELLTRYRRAQTKAH, encoded by the coding sequence GTGTTAGGGTCGTCCGCGAAGAAGGATGAGCTCGGAGAGTACCTCGCCGCCAATGTCCGACGCCTGCGCAAGGACAGGAAACTGAGCCAAGCAGAACTCGCGAGCGCGCTCGGCGTCGATCCGGCGGCGATAAGTCTGATCGAGCTCAAGCGCTCGAATCCCACCGTATCCATGCTGGACGCGATCGCGACCGCCCTCAAGACGACGTCCGCCGAACTGCTGACCCGGTACAGGCGCGCTCAGACGAAAGCCCACTGA